A window of the Lolium perenne isolate Kyuss_39 chromosome 7, Kyuss_2.0, whole genome shotgun sequence genome harbors these coding sequences:
- the LOC127317418 gene encoding inactive poly [ADP-ribose] polymerase RCD1 isoform X1: MDPTQKSNALCPKRKPVDDCLQKKSKSGRVEKENASSKPAHSCHSQPNLANDCVNYLKSGVPSRVVFYRQGSWCDFPDKVVKSIVDAFKEDKSSVVVVMDDQPLLVDFLSMTLVNLNTRKQRSVAWLDGTNKWSFPSSFFDEEVDESTRLGMGVGKGGAQGVLGGNVMKPPSDVAKQVMLEASPPVLQNSSALNVLRKKIVHVERGSESFMFVQNLFLSGMGSFAVPNNILHIHRYSPKDITAQCRHEAFERQMRLTGQKSGTGIARYGWLGSGKQDIVSVITNGLLGTEKITHETEIGAGIYLSPENRAFTSVGFCDVDEKGVQYMLLCRAILGNTGVIKPGSQEEFLRIYDSGVDNCSNPNYYVMWPSHLGTHISLEYLISFRLAPKVQEYFLSLKGLWLRPPPKEVKVDLSILQPVLCRTNEGPTSPWISFRVLFEAIQDSISFLARELLYRHYEELKENKITRDEMVKRMMIIVGEELLLDTLTKLKYSPSLWYNSSEKMVSSPASRTPESVSIWTRNMDVESATPSHDGPVNSTFGGSHVTNAALKGQHSPTLSIYSESSSPQCTNSQDPLAPVEAPLGRDALVRSVLRGVNVWDAAGPRMQYNGHDLLSENSSRGHDSDVSRPTHGNSSSLSMEGLHSVAPSMTTEAQGSIVPSREHRYSSSTDAQGIVTATPGVVCQAPQLSAAKGMEPELSAPRSMAPYLSPPRSMAHHLRGKAFRELGPPRSMAPHLSAPRSMAPHLRGKMPEVPAKITMPEACHSSAENVVSVIFEPLSSSPLPKEKSVVTSRNECLTPSSARQGPDCPSNLATTPRNTPSQKNVAPKHPAAQCGENKNFPRTGVDESSTIAYAAGTLVTLSADGEKGP; the protein is encoded by the exons ATGGATCCAACGCAAAAGTCAAATGCTTTGTGCCCGAAGCGCAAGCCTGTCGATGATTGCTTGCAGAAAAAATCTAAGTCTGGTCGTGTTGAAAAGGAGAATGCATCTTCTAAGCCTGCTCACAGTTGCCACAGTCAACCTAATCTGGCTAATGATTGCGTTAATTACCTGAAAAGTGGAGTGCCAAGTCGTGTTGTGTTCTACAGACAAGGTTCTTGGTGTGATTTTCCTGACAAAGTAGTGAAATCTATTGTTGATGCATTCAAAGAAGACAAATCTAGTGTCGTTGTTGTCATGGATGACCAGCCTCTTCTGGTTGATTTCTTATCGATGACCTTGGTGAACCTAAATACAAGAAAACAACGATCTGTCGCATGGCTTGATGGCACTAACAAGTGGTCTTTTCCGTCTTCATTCTTTGATGAGGAAGTTGATGAATCCACAAGACTGGGCATGGGTGTTGGTAAAGGTGGTGCACAAGGTGTTCTGGGCGGTAATGTCATGAAGCCTCCATCTGATGTTGCAAAACAAGTTATGCTTGAAGCCAGCCCTCCAGTTTTACAGAATTCTTCTGCTCTGAATGTATTGCGTAAGAAGATTGTACATGTTGAAAGAGGTAGCGAAAGCTTTATGTTTGTTCAGAATCTTTTCCTCTCTGGTATGGGTTCATTTGCAGTGCCTAACAACATTCTTCATATTCATCGGTACTCCCCAAAGGATATCACTGCACAATGTAGACATGAAGCTTTTGAAAGACAGATGAGGCTGACAGGACAGAAATCTGGCACTGGAATTGCTAGATATGGATGGCTTGGATCTGGAAAGCAAGACATCGTCAGTGTTATAACTAATGGTCTTCTTGGCACTGAAAAGATCACTCATGAGACTGAAATTGGCGCTGGCATTTATCTGTCACCCGAAAACCGTGCCTTCACCAG TGTGGGCTTTTGTGATGTTGACGAAAAAGGGGTACAGTATATGCTGCTGTGCCGAGCCATATTGGGCAACACAGGAGTTATCAAACCAGGTTCACAGGAGGAGTTTCTACGCATTTATGATTCGGGCGTTGATAATTGCTCAAACCCAAACTATTATGTAATGTGGCCATCACATCTAGGCACTCATATTTCTTTGGAATATCTTATAAGTTTCAGGCTTGCTCCAAAAGTTCAAG AGTATTTTCTTAGCTTGAAGGGTTTGTGGTTGCGTCCACCTCCAAAAGAAGTGAAAGTCGATCTTTCTATTCTTCAACCT GTACTGTGCCGAACAAATGAAGGGCCAACCTCTCCATGGATCTCATTCAGAGTTCTCTTTGAAGCAATTCAAGACAGTATATCGTTTTTAGCAAGGGAATTGCTCTACCGCCACTATGAGgagttgaag GAAAATAAGATTACTCGTGATGAAATGGTCAAGAGAATGATGATAATAGTTGGAGAGGAATTACTTCTGGATACCTTGACGAAACTTAAGTACAGC CCATCACTATGGTACAACTCTTCTGAAAAAATGGTCAGTTCTCCTGCAAGTAGAACACCGGAATCTGTCTCCATTTGGACAAGAAATATGGATGTTGAGTCTGCAACTCCTAGTCATGATGGTCCAGTAAATTCCACATTTGGTGGTTCTCATGTGACAAATGCAGCTCTCAAAGGACAGCATTCCCCCACCCTAAGTATTTATTCTGAAAGCTCTTCACCCCAATGTACTAACAGCCAAGATCCTCTTGCACCAGTAGAGGCACCTCTAGGTCGTGATGCCCTAGTAAGGAGTGTGTTGCGCGGTGTTAATGTCTGGGATGCTGCTGGACCAAGAATGCAATATAATGGTCATGATCTCCTCTCAGAAAATTCTTCTAGAGGCCATGACTCTGACGTATCAAGACCAACACATGGAAACTCCTCATCTCTCAGTATGGAAGGCCTACATTCTGTTGCGCCAAGTATGACAACTGAAGCCCAGGGATCCATTGTGCCCAGTAGGGAACACAGATACTCATCATCGACAGATGCTCAGGGCATTGTTACTGCAACTCCAGGCGTAGTGTGTCAAGCCCCTCAGTTATCTGCAGCAAAAGGTATGGAGCCTGAACTCAGTGCACCAAGAAGTATGGCACCTTATCTCTCTCCGCCAAGAAGTATGGCGCATCACCTCCGTGGTAAGGCATTTCGTGAGCTCGGTCCACCAAGAAGTATGGCACCACACCTCTCTGCGCCAAGAAGTATGGCGCCTCACCTCCGTGGCAAGATGCCCGAAGTTCCTGCAAAAATCACCATGCCTGAAGCCTGCCATTCCAGTGCAGAAAACGTGGTCTCTGTTATCTTTGAACCTCTGTCATCAAGTCCTTTACCAAAAGAGAAGAGTGTTGTTACGTCACGCAATGAGTGCCTAACGCCAAGTTCAGCTCGGCAAGGCCCTGATTGTCCTTCAAATTTGGCAACTACACCGCGGAACACTCCCAGCCAGA AGAATGTGGCTCCAAAGCATCCAGCAGCACAATGTGGAGAAAACAAGAACTTCCCCAGAACAGgtgttgatgagagtagcaccatCGCGTATGCAGCAGGTACACTCGTCACACTGTCGGCTGACGGCGAGAAAGGCCCATAG
- the LOC127317418 gene encoding inactive poly [ADP-ribose] polymerase RCD1 isoform X2, with amino-acid sequence MDPTQKSNALCPKRKPVDDCLQKKSKSGRVEKENASSKPAHSCHSQPNLANDCVNYLKSGVPSRVVFYRQGSWCDFPDKVVKSIVDAFKEDKSSVVVVMDDQPLLVDFLSMTLVNLNTRKQRSVAWLDGTNKWSFPSSFFDEEVDESTRLGMGVGKGGAQGVLGGNVMKPPSDVAKQVMLEASPPVLQNSSALNVLRKKIVHVERGSESFMFVQNLFLSGMGSFAVPNNILHIHRYSPKDITAQCRHEAFERQMRLTGQKSGTGIARYGWLGSGKQDIVSVITNGLLGTEKITHETEIGAGIYLSPENRAFTSVGFCDVDEKGVQYMLLCRAILGNTGVIKPGSQEEFLRIYDSGVDNCSNPNYYVMWPSHLGTHISLEYLISFRLAPKVQEYFLSLKGLWLRPPPKEVKVDLSILQPVLCRTNEGPTSPWISFRVLFEAIQDSISFLARELLYRHYEELKENKITRDEMVKRMMIIVGEELLLDTLTKLKYSPSLWYNSSEKMVSSPASRTPESVSIWTRNMDVESATPSHDSDVSRPTHGNSSSLSMEGLHSVAPSMTTEAQGSIVPSREHRYSSSTDAQGIVTATPGVVCQAPQLSAAKGMEPELSAPRSMAPYLSPPRSMAHHLRGKAFRELGPPRSMAPHLSAPRSMAPHLRGKMPEVPAKITMPEACHSSAENVVSVIFEPLSSSPLPKEKSVVTSRNECLTPSSARQGPDCPSNLATTPRNTPSQKNVAPKHPAAQCGENKNFPRTGVDESSTIAYAAGTLVTLSADGEKGP; translated from the exons ATGGATCCAACGCAAAAGTCAAATGCTTTGTGCCCGAAGCGCAAGCCTGTCGATGATTGCTTGCAGAAAAAATCTAAGTCTGGTCGTGTTGAAAAGGAGAATGCATCTTCTAAGCCTGCTCACAGTTGCCACAGTCAACCTAATCTGGCTAATGATTGCGTTAATTACCTGAAAAGTGGAGTGCCAAGTCGTGTTGTGTTCTACAGACAAGGTTCTTGGTGTGATTTTCCTGACAAAGTAGTGAAATCTATTGTTGATGCATTCAAAGAAGACAAATCTAGTGTCGTTGTTGTCATGGATGACCAGCCTCTTCTGGTTGATTTCTTATCGATGACCTTGGTGAACCTAAATACAAGAAAACAACGATCTGTCGCATGGCTTGATGGCACTAACAAGTGGTCTTTTCCGTCTTCATTCTTTGATGAGGAAGTTGATGAATCCACAAGACTGGGCATGGGTGTTGGTAAAGGTGGTGCACAAGGTGTTCTGGGCGGTAATGTCATGAAGCCTCCATCTGATGTTGCAAAACAAGTTATGCTTGAAGCCAGCCCTCCAGTTTTACAGAATTCTTCTGCTCTGAATGTATTGCGTAAGAAGATTGTACATGTTGAAAGAGGTAGCGAAAGCTTTATGTTTGTTCAGAATCTTTTCCTCTCTGGTATGGGTTCATTTGCAGTGCCTAACAACATTCTTCATATTCATCGGTACTCCCCAAAGGATATCACTGCACAATGTAGACATGAAGCTTTTGAAAGACAGATGAGGCTGACAGGACAGAAATCTGGCACTGGAATTGCTAGATATGGATGGCTTGGATCTGGAAAGCAAGACATCGTCAGTGTTATAACTAATGGTCTTCTTGGCACTGAAAAGATCACTCATGAGACTGAAATTGGCGCTGGCATTTATCTGTCACCCGAAAACCGTGCCTTCACCAG TGTGGGCTTTTGTGATGTTGACGAAAAAGGGGTACAGTATATGCTGCTGTGCCGAGCCATATTGGGCAACACAGGAGTTATCAAACCAGGTTCACAGGAGGAGTTTCTACGCATTTATGATTCGGGCGTTGATAATTGCTCAAACCCAAACTATTATGTAATGTGGCCATCACATCTAGGCACTCATATTTCTTTGGAATATCTTATAAGTTTCAGGCTTGCTCCAAAAGTTCAAG AGTATTTTCTTAGCTTGAAGGGTTTGTGGTTGCGTCCACCTCCAAAAGAAGTGAAAGTCGATCTTTCTATTCTTCAACCT GTACTGTGCCGAACAAATGAAGGGCCAACCTCTCCATGGATCTCATTCAGAGTTCTCTTTGAAGCAATTCAAGACAGTATATCGTTTTTAGCAAGGGAATTGCTCTACCGCCACTATGAGgagttgaag GAAAATAAGATTACTCGTGATGAAATGGTCAAGAGAATGATGATAATAGTTGGAGAGGAATTACTTCTGGATACCTTGACGAAACTTAAGTACAGC CCATCACTATGGTACAACTCTTCTGAAAAAATGGTCAGTTCTCCTGCAAGTAGAACACCGGAATCTGTCTCCATTTGGACAAGAAATATGGATGTTGAGTCTGCAACTCCTA GCCATGACTCTGACGTATCAAGACCAACACATGGAAACTCCTCATCTCTCAGTATGGAAGGCCTACATTCTGTTGCGCCAAGTATGACAACTGAAGCCCAGGGATCCATTGTGCCCAGTAGGGAACACAGATACTCATCATCGACAGATGCTCAGGGCATTGTTACTGCAACTCCAGGCGTAGTGTGTCAAGCCCCTCAGTTATCTGCAGCAAAAGGTATGGAGCCTGAACTCAGTGCACCAAGAAGTATGGCACCTTATCTCTCTCCGCCAAGAAGTATGGCGCATCACCTCCGTGGTAAGGCATTTCGTGAGCTCGGTCCACCAAGAAGTATGGCACCACACCTCTCTGCGCCAAGAAGTATGGCGCCTCACCTCCGTGGCAAGATGCCCGAAGTTCCTGCAAAAATCACCATGCCTGAAGCCTGCCATTCCAGTGCAGAAAACGTGGTCTCTGTTATCTTTGAACCTCTGTCATCAAGTCCTTTACCAAAAGAGAAGAGTGTTGTTACGTCACGCAATGAGTGCCTAACGCCAAGTTCAGCTCGGCAAGGCCCTGATTGTCCTTCAAATTTGGCAACTACACCGCGGAACACTCCCAGCCAGA AGAATGTGGCTCCAAAGCATCCAGCAGCACAATGTGGAGAAAACAAGAACTTCCCCAGAACAGgtgttgatgagagtagcaccatCGCGTATGCAGCAGGTACACTCGTCACACTGTCGGCTGACGGCGAGAAAGGCCCATAG